The Kitasatospora paranensis genome has a window encoding:
- a CDS encoding purine-nucleoside phosphorylase produces MNASPQSVVSADPYAAARAAADRLRELTGAERHDIALVMGSGWVPAADALGETLAEFPVTDLPGFPAPAVAGHAGTVRSVRIGDKRALIFLGRNHYYEGHGVATVVHGVRTAAAAGCGVIVLTNGCGGLREGWTPGQPVLISDHINLTADSPIVGANFVDLTDLYSKRLRALCREVDPTLDEAVYVQFRGPHYETPAEVNMARVIGGELVGMSTTLEAIAAREAGAEVLGISLVTNLAAGITGEPLNHAEVLEAGKASAERMGALLAKVLERI; encoded by the coding sequence GTGAACGCATCTCCTCAGTCGGTCGTCTCCGCCGACCCCTATGCCGCCGCCCGGGCCGCCGCCGACCGCCTGCGCGAGCTGACCGGTGCCGAGCGCCACGACATCGCCCTCGTGATGGGCTCCGGCTGGGTGCCGGCCGCCGACGCCCTCGGCGAGACCCTCGCGGAGTTCCCGGTCACCGACCTCCCGGGCTTCCCCGCCCCCGCCGTGGCCGGCCACGCGGGCACCGTCCGCTCGGTGCGGATCGGCGACAAGCGCGCGCTGATCTTCCTCGGCCGCAACCACTACTACGAGGGCCACGGCGTCGCCACCGTCGTCCATGGCGTGCGGACCGCGGCCGCCGCGGGCTGCGGCGTCATCGTCCTCACCAACGGCTGCGGCGGTCTGCGCGAGGGCTGGACGCCCGGCCAGCCCGTCCTGATCAGCGACCACATCAACCTCACCGCCGACTCGCCGATCGTCGGCGCCAACTTCGTCGACCTCACCGACCTCTACTCCAAGCGGCTGCGCGCGCTGTGCCGCGAGGTCGACCCGACCCTCGACGAGGCCGTCTACGTCCAGTTCCGCGGCCCGCACTACGAGACCCCGGCCGAGGTCAACATGGCCCGGGTGATCGGCGGCGAGCTGGTCGGCATGTCGACCACCCTGGAGGCCATCGCCGCCCGCGAGGCCGGCGCCGAGGTGCTCGGCATCTCCCTGGTCACCAACCTGGCCGCGGGCATCACCGGCGAGCCGCTCAACCACGCCGAGGTGCTGGAGGCCGGCAAGGCCAGCGCCGAGCGGATGGGCGCGCTGCTGGCGAAGGTCCTTGAGCGGATCTGA